One genomic region from Gammaproteobacteria bacterium encodes:
- a CDS encoding transcriptional repressor, with product MFRLVHVNIENDHLLATLDTLCQQQGLRLTKSRREVFELMLRSGHAIGAYDLLDMLQTTTPSAKPITVYRALDFLSAYGFIHRIASDSTFVVCRHPQDTSVGQLLICERCGSVTEAHTSVSMQSLEAQAAKIGFKINRQTIEAHGICQHCG from the coding sequence ATGTTTAGGCTTGTTCACGTGAATATTGAAAATGATCATTTATTAGCGACACTTGATACGCTATGCCAGCAACAAGGCTTACGTTTAACTAAAAGCCGTCGCGAAGTATTTGAGCTGATGCTCAGGTCAGGCCACGCCATCGGTGCCTATGATTTATTAGATATGCTGCAAACGACCACACCTTCGGCCAAACCTATCACTGTTTATAGAGCCCTTGATTTTTTAAGTGCGTACGGCTTTATTCATCGCATTGCGTCAGATAGCACTTTTGTCGTGTGCCGCCATCCTCAAGACACGAGTGTCGGTCAATTACTCATTTGTGAACGCTGTGGCTCCGTCACCGAGGCGCATACCAGCGTTTCAATGCAGTCATTGGAGGCGCAAGCAGCTAAGATTGGATTTAAGATTAATCGACAAACCATTGAAGCACATGGAATTTGTCAGCACTGCGGCTAA
- a CDS encoding 6-phosphofructokinase, producing the protein MPKNAFYAQSGGVTAVINATAAGLIETARLHPDKIGKVYAGRNGIIGALTEDLIDTSLESAESIAALRHTPAGAFGSCRYKLKGLEENKAEYERLIEVFKAHDIGYFFYNGGGDSQDTSHKISQLGEKMGYPMICIGVPKTVDNDLPITDNCPGFGSVAKYVAVSIKEAAFDVASMAKTSTKVFVMEVMGRHAGWIAAAGGLAQEFKGDAPHIILFPEIAFDEAAFLSRVKESVDQYGYCCIVVSEGVRNANGQFLAEAGGKDAFGHAQLGGVAPTIAELIKLKLGYKYHWAVADYLQRAARHIASKTDVEQAYAMGKAAVEFALAGKNAVMPTIERISDQPYAWKVGVASLADVANVEKKMPRDFITADGFGITEACRNYLSPLIQGEDYPPYHNGLPKYVRLQNISVTKKLNTEFNLKK; encoded by the coding sequence ATGCCAAAAAATGCATTTTATGCGCAATCCGGTGGTGTTACTGCCGTTATCAATGCCACTGCTGCAGGTCTTATTGAAACAGCACGTCTACATCCAGATAAAATCGGTAAAGTGTATGCAGGACGCAACGGCATCATTGGTGCGTTAACAGAAGATTTAATTGATACGAGTTTAGAGTCAGCAGAATCCATCGCTGCATTACGTCACACGCCAGCAGGTGCATTTGGTTCTTGTCGTTACAAACTTAAAGGCTTAGAAGAAAACAAAGCGGAATATGAACGTCTGATCGAAGTATTTAAAGCGCATGATATTGGTTATTTTTTCTATAACGGTGGCGGTGATTCACAAGATACGTCACATAAAATTTCTCAGCTTGGCGAAAAAATGGGTTATCCAATGATCTGTATTGGTGTACCAAAAACCGTGGATAACGATTTGCCGATTACTGATAACTGCCCTGGTTTTGGTTCCGTTGCTAAATATGTTGCGGTATCCATTAAAGAAGCTGCGTTTGATGTTGCGTCGATGGCCAAGACATCAACTAAAGTTTTTGTGATGGAAGTTATGGGTCGACATGCGGGTTGGATTGCAGCGGCTGGAGGTTTGGCGCAAGAATTTAAGGGCGATGCTCCGCATATTATTTTATTTCCAGAAATTGCTTTTGATGAAGCGGCATTTTTAAGCCGTGTTAAAGAGTCGGTTGATCAATATGGTTATTGTTGCATCGTAGTATCAGAAGGTGTGCGTAATGCGAATGGTCAATTCTTAGCCGAGGCTGGCGGCAAAGATGCATTTGGTCATGCGCAACTAGGCGGCGTTGCGCCGACGATTGCAGAATTAATTAAATTAAAATTAGGCTACAAATATCATTGGGCAGTAGCCGATTACTTACAACGTGCGGCAAGACACATAGCTTCAAAAACCGATGTTGAACAAGCGTATGCGATGGGTAAAGCAGCAGTGGAATTTGCGCTTGCGGGCAAAAATGCAGTGATGCCAACGATAGAACGCATTTCAGATCAGCCTTATGCTTGGAAAGTAGGTGTTGCTTCATTGGCTGATGTCGCGAATGTTGAGAAAAAAATGCCACGTGATTTTATTACTGCAGATGGTTTTGGTATTACAGAAGCATGCCGAAATTATTTAAGTCCCCTCATTCAAGGTGAAGACTACCCTCCCTATCACAATGGTTTGCCAAAGTATGTGCGCTTGCAGAATATTTCGGTTACAAAAAAGTTAAATACCGAATTTAATTTGAAAAAGTAA
- the ppsA gene encoding phosphoenolpyruvate synthase, with protein MTYIKRFSEVGIDDVAIVGGKNASLGEMYSSLSKLGVKVPNGFAITAEAFRYYLTFNNLDEQIKNLITQLNVEDLDSLHDIGGKIRASIEYGEMPEDLRDQIISAYNELAEEYGMEKPDVAVRSSATAEDLPNASFAGQQESYLNIRGTRNLISTCKKVFASLYTDRAIAYRVHQGFDHTGVALSIAVQKMVRSDMASSGVMFTIDTETGFKNVVFITAAYGLGENVVQGTVNPDEYYVFKPALAKPNTLPIIKRQLGSKDLKMIYTGDHQAGMSTKNVPVHPEDQRSFTLSDEEIVTLARYAAIIEDHYCNKHNRYSPMDIEWAKDGVTNELFIVQARPETVQSQSNHLIHEVYELQVAADAKKIVAQGKSVGKKIASGKAKVILEAKDMHDLHDGEVLVTDITDPDWEPVMKRASAIVTNRGGRTCHAAIIARELGIPAIVGCGDATNRISEGEALTISCAEGDSGYVYEGLLPFKKHQIDLSGLATTRTKLMLNVGNPEIAFEASFLPSEGVGLARLEFIINNSIGIHPRALIEFDKLDEYTQYRIEKNMRGYTDPKAFYVEKLSEGVGTLVAAFHPRPVIVRLSDFKSNEYAAMIGGDRYEPDEENPMLGFRGASRYFAPEFTDCFALECQALKKVRDEMGLDNMILMVPFVRTVAEGKRVLELLAKNGLKRGENGLKVYLMCELPANALLADQFLDHFDGFSIGSNDLTQLTLGVDRDSGILTGYDERNDAVKALLVMAIEACNRRGKYVGICGQAPSDFPEFTEFLVEHNIQSISLNPDSLLEMKSIVLKTEQKMPHLAEVVNR; from the coding sequence ATGACTTATATAAAGCGTTTCAGTGAAGTTGGGATTGACGATGTTGCTATTGTCGGCGGCAAAAATGCGTCACTGGGTGAAATGTATTCATCGCTTTCAAAGCTGGGTGTTAAGGTCCCAAATGGCTTCGCTATTACCGCTGAAGCATTTCGTTATTACTTAACTTTCAATAACTTAGATGAACAAATAAAAAATCTTATCACTCAGCTGAACGTTGAGGATTTGGATAGTTTGCATGATATCGGCGGTAAAATTCGAGCCAGTATTGAATACGGCGAAATGCCTGAAGATCTGCGCGATCAAATCATCAGTGCTTACAATGAACTGGCCGAAGAATACGGCATGGAAAAACCTGACGTTGCCGTCCGTAGTTCAGCTACCGCTGAAGACTTACCGAATGCCTCTTTTGCAGGCCAGCAAGAAAGTTATCTTAATATTCGCGGGACGCGGAACCTTATCAGCACCTGTAAGAAGGTCTTTGCATCATTATATACAGACCGTGCCATTGCCTACCGTGTACATCAGGGCTTTGATCACACCGGCGTTGCTTTGTCGATTGCAGTACAAAAGATGGTGCGTTCCGATATGGCGTCATCGGGTGTGATGTTTACCATTGATACTGAAACCGGTTTTAAGAATGTGGTCTTTATTACGGCGGCCTATGGCCTAGGTGAAAACGTCGTGCAAGGCACGGTGAATCCCGATGAATATTATGTATTTAAACCTGCGCTTGCTAAGCCCAATACCTTACCTATTATTAAACGTCAGTTAGGTAGTAAAGATTTAAAAATGATTTACACGGGCGATCATCAAGCCGGTATGTCAACGAAGAATGTGCCAGTTCATCCTGAAGATCAACGTAGCTTTACGTTAAGCGATGAAGAAATTGTTACCCTCGCCCGTTATGCTGCGATTATTGAAGATCACTACTGCAATAAACACAATCGTTATTCTCCCATGGATATTGAGTGGGCCAAAGATGGCGTGACCAATGAATTATTTATTGTGCAAGCGCGTCCTGAAACGGTGCAATCACAAAGCAATCATTTGATCCATGAAGTTTATGAGTTGCAAGTGGCGGCTGATGCGAAAAAAATTGTGGCGCAAGGTAAAAGCGTTGGTAAAAAAATCGCTTCGGGTAAAGCTAAAGTTATTTTAGAAGCGAAAGACATGCACGATTTGCACGATGGCGAAGTATTAGTAACCGATATTACGGATCCTGATTGGGAACCCGTTATGAAACGTGCTTCTGCGATTGTCACCAATCGTGGTGGACGTACATGCCATGCTGCGATCATTGCGCGTGAATTAGGTATTCCGGCGATCGTGGGTTGTGGTGATGCAACGAATCGTATTAGTGAAGGTGAAGCCTTAACGATTTCTTGCGCTGAAGGTGATAGTGGTTATGTGTATGAAGGTCTCCTGCCCTTTAAAAAACATCAAATTGATTTGTCGGGATTGGCAACAACACGCACAAAATTAATGCTGAATGTTGGTAATCCGGAAATTGCATTTGAAGCTTCTTTCTTGCCTTCCGAAGGTGTTGGTTTGGCACGTTTGGAATTTATTATTAATAATTCTATTGGCATTCATCCACGCGCTTTAATAGAGTTTGATAAGTTAGATGAATATACCCAGTATCGCATTGAAAAAAATATGCGGGGTTACACAGATCCAAAAGCATTTTATGTAGAAAAATTATCCGAAGGCGTCGGTACATTAGTAGCCGCGTTTCACCCTCGCCCGGTGATTGTTCGCTTAAGTGATTTTAAATCTAACGAATATGCCGCCATGATTGGTGGCGATCGTTATGAACCTGATGAAGAAAATCCGATGTTAGGTTTTCGTGGTGCATCACGTTATTTTGCGCCTGAATTTACCGATTGCTTTGCATTGGAATGCCAGGCTTTGAAAAAAGTCCGCGATGAAATGGGTTTAGACAATATGATTCTAATGGTGCCTTTTGTGCGCACTGTGGCAGAAGGTAAACGTGTATTAGAGTTATTAGCAAAAAATGGTTTGAAGCGTGGTGAGAATGGTTTAAAAGTTTATCTCATGTGCGAATTACCTGCTAATGCCCTACTCGCTGATCAATTTCTTGATCACTTCGATGGTTTTTCAATCGGTTCAAATGATTTAACGCAGCTAACTTTAGGCGTGGATCGTGATTCCGGTATTTTAACGGGTTACGATGAACGCAATGATGCGGTCAAAGCGTTGTTAGTGATGGCAATTGAAGCATGTAATCGTCGCGGCAAATATGTTGGTATTTGTGGTCAAGCGCCGTCAGATTTTCCGGAGTTTACGGAATTTTTGGTTGAGCATAATATTCAATCGATATCATTAAATCCTGATAGCTTGTTAGAAATGAAAAGTATTGTTTTAAAAACCGAACAAAAAATGCCACATTTGGCTGAAGTGGTTAATCGTTAA
- a CDS encoding DUF3299 domain-containing protein → MNRVRYLVRQNLALCLLLFCAAGIAAPASKPIVEKSVKMAPAKPKTIEWTALMPSSDQKALQLAPPISHNIVMDFDENGELKWELPEVYSSAKTVPTMHGQYIKIAGFIVPIEMDEKHIYEFFLVPYFGACIHVPPPPPNQIIYVRYPQGLTAAEIIDPFWVVGTLQIEKVAKGIAASSYTLKADKVYIYK, encoded by the coding sequence ATGAATCGAGTACGGTATTTGGTCAGGCAAAATTTAGCGCTGTGCTTGCTGTTATTTTGTGCGGCTGGAATTGCAGCGCCAGCGAGTAAGCCCATAGTTGAAAAGTCGGTAAAAATGGCGCCAGCAAAGCCCAAAACTATTGAATGGACCGCGTTAATGCCATCCAGTGATCAAAAAGCTTTGCAACTGGCGCCCCCGATTAGTCACAACATCGTGATGGATTTTGATGAAAATGGGGAGCTTAAGTGGGAGTTACCAGAGGTTTATAGTTCGGCCAAAACCGTCCCGACCATGCATGGCCAGTACATCAAGATTGCCGGATTTATTGTGCCGATTGAAATGGATGAAAAGCACATTTATGAATTTTTCTTGGTGCCGTATTTTGGTGCTTGCATCCATGTACCGCCACCACCGCCTAATCAAATAATCTATGTTCGATATCCACAAGGTTTAACCGCGGCGGAAATAATTGATCCCTTTTGGGTAGTGGGGACGTTGCAAATTGAAAAAGTTGCGAAGGGTATCGCCGCGTCTAGTTATACATTGAAGGCGGATAAAGTTTACATCTATAAATGA